The genome window TTTTTGCACATTGTAGAACAAAAACCATATAGTTTCCCTTTGTAATGTGTTGTGTCGCTTACGCCATATTTTGTAATATCCATTTTGCAATAGAAATCAATTTTGTTATCGTATTTCAATTGGTTGAGCGGATTTTTTGGCTCGATAACAGTTGTACTTTCTTTGACAACATTCTTTTCTTTTTTGTTGCAACTCCATAATATTGCAATACAAATAATTAAAAATAGTTTTTTCATTTTGAATTTATTTAGTGGTTATTTTCGTTTTGTTGCTTCGTAGTAATTGCTTACCTCGTTCCAATTGATAACATTCCAAATAGTTGATAGATAATCAGCACGTTTGTTTTGGTATTTTAAATAATAAGCGTGTTCCCAGACATCAATGGCCAAAATAGGCATTCCTTCATTTTCGGCAACATCCATTAATGGGTTATCCTGACTAGCGGCAATATGCCTAGTATAGGTTCAAATGATTAACTTGCGATTATTATGTTGAAAACCTTAATAATGGTTTATCATACCAAATTTTCGAGTCCAAATTGTGCCAGCTGATCTACAATTGGCAAGGTCTTCAATCCTAGTTCCGTCAATGTGTATTCTACTTTTGGAGGAATCTGGGGGAAAACTTTTTTATTAACCAGTTTATGCTCAACAAGCATATTTAATTCTTGTATCAACATTTTTTCACTAATGCCAGTAACGGCTCTTTTGAGTTCACCATATCGCACCGTGTTTTCGTTGATTTGAAACAATATCATCAGCGTCCATTTACCACTTAAAAGAGACAAAGAGGCTCTTACAGGACAGCTTTCATCACAAGGTGGATTTTTTTTTATTTTTTTTTCCATTGCTATTCAATAATTCTAACCATTTAGTAAGTACCAAACGATTAGGTAAGTACTTGTGCAAAAGTAAGCACTATTATATCTTTGTACAAGTTTTAGTGAAAAAACAATTAAAATCTACAAAATAGATAACTTTTTAAAATTAAATATAAAAAACAGATGAAAATTTTAGTATTCGGAGCTACAGGCTCACAACAATTTAATGTAATAACTGAAGCAAAGAAAAAAGGTGCAGAAGTTATTGCTGCGACCAGTTCAGAAAAAAGTTTTGAAAAATTAGCTCAAGTAGGAGCAACGCCAGTATTGGCAAATTTAAGTGATGCCGCTAAAATGCTTGAAATTACCAAAGGAATTGATGCAATTGCCTTTATGATACCAGTTTCATTGCCAAATCCATTTGACGGATTGGAATATGCAAAAAATGTGATTGATGCCGCTAAAACAAATGGGGTTAAGAAAATAGTTTGGAATACCAGTGGTTGGTTAGAAGCACAAAAAGTAGGTTCTCCGGTAGATGATGTAAAATTGGATGTTTTGGATTATTTAAAAAATAGCGGTGTGGATTATGTAATTATTCAGCCTACTATTTATATGGAAAATATGATGGGACCTTTTTGTGCACCATTTATAGCAAACGAGAAAAAATTGGCTTACCCAACGCCAGAAGCAATGCCAATTGGCTGGATTGCATCTAGAGATGTAAGTGCTTTTGTGGTTGAAGCAATTTATAATAATGATTTAAAAGCAGATTCATTTAAAATCAGTGGTTTAGATAACTTAAAAGGAAATGATACTGCAGCAGCATTTTCAAAAGGTGTAGCAGAAGAAATTGTTTATTATCCTCAAAAACCACAAGAATTTGGAGCTATTTTGAAACCATTTGTGGGAGAAGCAGGTGCATCAAGTGTTGCCGCCTATTACGAAAGTCTTCAAAATGCAACAGAATATCCTCCAAAATTTAATGCTAATATGAGTGCCGTTTTGGAAAAACTTCCTGTAAAAATGACTTCTTTGACAGAATGGGCAAGCGAGAATAAGGCTTATTTTTTAAAAGGATAAACAAAAGTAAACTTAATGAAATTTAATTTTAACATAAAAATAAAATGACACAAACAGAAAAAAACAGACAATTGGGTATTGCGGTTTACC of Flavobacterium marginilacus contains these proteins:
- a CDS encoding winged helix-turn-helix transcriptional regulator codes for the protein MEKKIKKNPPCDESCPVRASLSLLSGKWTLMILFQINENTVRYGELKRAVTGISEKMLIQELNMLVEHKLVNKKVFPQIPPKVEYTLTELGLKTLPIVDQLAQFGLENLV
- a CDS encoding SDR family oxidoreductase; the protein is MKILVFGATGSQQFNVITEAKKKGAEVIAATSSEKSFEKLAQVGATPVLANLSDAAKMLEITKGIDAIAFMIPVSLPNPFDGLEYAKNVIDAAKTNGVKKIVWNTSGWLEAQKVGSPVDDVKLDVLDYLKNSGVDYVIIQPTIYMENMMGPFCAPFIANEKKLAYPTPEAMPIGWIASRDVSAFVVEAIYNNDLKADSFKISGLDNLKGNDTAAAFSKGVAEEIVYYPQKPQEFGAILKPFVGEAGASSVAAYYESLQNATEYPPKFNANMSAVLEKLPVKMTSLTEWASENKAYFLKG
- a CDS encoding YHS domain-containing protein; the encoded protein is MKKLFLIICIAILWSCNKKEKNVVKESTTVIEPKNPLNQLKYDNKIDFYCKMDITKYGVSDTTHYKGKLYGFCSTMCKNEFLMKPEEYLAKQ